Proteins from one Thermococcus sp. M36 genomic window:
- a CDS encoding 50S ribosomal protein L16, with protein sequence MGLRPAKIDRDVDKPAYTRREYIRGAPGPKITIFDMGNLSAEFQYEVSLHAEQAMQIRQNALEAIRIQVNRYLQKNVGRSNYHFKIRVYPFQVLRENPMATGRKADRYGNGMRRPFGKPIGLAARVKKDQKILTVWVNEGHLKFALGAMHRAKMKLPYSAYYRIYDKEGNDVTTKVLSTMKR encoded by the coding sequence ATGGGACTGAGACCAGCCAAGATTGATAGGGACGTTGACAAGCCCGCTTACACGAGAAGGGAATACATACGCGGTGCGCCCGGTCCGAAGATAACGATCTTCGACATGGGCAACCTTTCAGCCGAGTTCCAGTACGAGGTGAGCCTTCACGCCGAGCAGGCCATGCAGATAAGGCAGAACGCCCTCGAGGCCATCCGTATACAGGTCAACAGGTACCTCCAGAAGAACGTCGGTAGGAGCAACTACCACTTCAAGATAAGGGTCTACCCGTTCCAGGTTCTCCGTGAGAACCCAATGGCTACCGGAAGGAAGGCTGACCGTTACGGTAACGGTATGCGCAGGCCCTTCGGAAAGCCGATTGGCCTTGCCGCTCGCGTCAAGAAGGACCAGAAGATACTCACCGTCTGGGTCAACGAGGGCCACCTCAAGTTCGCCCTCGGTGCCATGCACAGGGCCAAGATGAAGCTGCCCTACAGTGCCTACTACAGGATTTACGACAAGGAAGGCAACGACGTCACCACCAAGGTCCTCTCGACCATGAAACGCTAA